A single region of the Vicia villosa cultivar HV-30 ecotype Madison, WI linkage group LG4, Vvil1.0, whole genome shotgun sequence genome encodes:
- the LOC131594627 gene encoding uncharacterized protein LOC131594627 — protein MASSSNVLQPALKLQSTTRSGEREFVPNPNTEEIRAIYASQVIIPFDLSGKTLAFMGPLPSESIQSVNKFFPAYYKTRPLVSKVKIDEDGRSPLGKSANVEKTSTATPLALAKIRLNYMTNSVKVFRSIPLAKDPDLYYAWLEKVEKQKGSFWKSLGIYDLIQLSKTGLEYNQPMLVAAVHFWDASHNTFHLPCGMVTPTLFDVAAITGLRTTGETFDPNDMDNDTIGFNDSQVTYTAFIQKHHITTEATVSDEEHIAFLALWLSRCAFCSRSIQVAKRYLCMANQLHAGRKLNLSQLLLGSLYENLSEAANLTKNFKSGSLLYAGPFWLLQLWLNATFETYLPFRGDVNEEDSTIKNRTIEGTRLAYLTPKEEMGKLHEHFLAYSMMFARRDQFDPSMAPFVHRIIGPEWFTRKFPPTSQDQQTESMEIWEAFLTPRLFSHRLRPSKGQCILMCYQPNLVSRQFGLTQITPKCLYEKRNHMCFHTLYLTEEECERKINKYTGVANLSPIPFEPSF, from the coding sequence atggcttcatcttcaaatgttcttcaacccgctttgaagctccaatcaacaacacgttctggggaacgagagttcgttccaaaccctaacactgaagaaatacgcgcaatctacgcttcccaggtaatcataccttttgatctttctggaaaaactcttgcttttatgggtccgttaccgagtgaaagtatccaatctgtaaataaattcttccctgcttattacaagactagaccattagttagcaaagttaagatagatgaagacggtcgttctcctttaggcaaatctgctaacgttgagaaaacttcaactgcaacccctttagctttagcaaaaattaggttaaactatatgaccaattctgtaaaagtttttaggtcaatccctttagccaaagatcctgacttgtattatgcttggctagaaaaggtagagaaacaaaaagggtccttttggaaatcgttagggatatacgatttgatccaactgtcaaaaacaggtttagaatacaaccaacccatgttagtagcagcggttcatttctgggatgcttctcacaataccttccatcttccatgtggaatggttacccccacactttttgatgtggctgctattacgggacttcgaacaactggcgaaacctttgatcctaatgacatggataatgacactataggtttcaacgattcgcaagttacttacacggcattcatccagaaacaccatattaccaccgaagcgacagtatctgacgaagagcatattgcttttctagcattatggctctcacggtgcgccttctgctcaagatctatccaggttgcaaagaggtacctttgcatggctaatcagttgcatgctggtagaaaactcaacctcagccaactacttctagggtctctttacgaaaaccttagtgaagctgcgaatcttaccaagaatttcaaatctggcagtttactttatgctggtcctttttggttattgcaactgtggctcaatgccacattcgaaacttatcttccttttcgaggagatgtcaatgaggaagatagcacaatcaaaaatcgaactatagaagggaccaggttagcttacctaactccaaaagaggaaatgggaaagcttcatgaacatttcttggcgtattcaatgatgtttgctcggcgtgatcagttcgatccttccatggccccatttgtacacagaataataggtcctgaatggtttactcgaaaatttccaccaacatctcaagatcagcaaactgaatccatggaaatttgggaagcctttctgactccaagattattttcccaccgtcttcgaccatcaaagggtcaatgtatcctcatgtgttatcaaccaaatttggtctcgaggcagtttgggctaactcaaataacacccaagtgcttatatgagaaaaggaaccatatgtgtttccacactttgtatctgactgaag